The sequence aaaaatattttacgtcgtcagcataacattaaaccctaaaccctaaattctaatccctaaacccttaatcctaaaccctaaacccttggataaaccctaaactctaggataaatactaaactttaaatcaaaatcactatacattaaaacattcaagcgtttagggtttagagttttactgttttttatttagagtttaggatttatccaagggtttagggtttatccaagggtttagggtttacccaagggtttagggtttagggtttaggatttagggattaggatttagggtttagtgttttgttgagaacattaaaaatatatatttttttaattcttttttctgtaactattatctttttttactttttttattttaaaaacataatataatttgaaaatattttgtttccttttttaaaagatatcaaatttgaaataatgaaatcctactggttggtgaacctagaaattcaccctagggggtgaatcCAAGAATGACTCATATATTTAAGgatatattttgtaaaagaatattttggctttcttttttatctttgttatttttataatgtcACCGGTAAGTTTAAAGTTTGttaacaagaaaatatatatcattcttcacatttttgaatttctaaagtgcgaaaatattttaacttttgcctataaaaataaaaagaaggaaaaaaatcaataaaatgttTCAGAAATTAATAAGTGAGAATGATGAAAACTAATAACGAAGAAAGAAATATTCAAATCATCCAGAAAATTAATGTATACAGAAGCAAATAATAAATAGATTTAAGAtggaaaaaatgttttgttgatttattaaaaaaatgtttgttgaTCATCTATTTAACTATGGTGAGGAAAACTATCTATAGTTCTTAATGAAAGtttgaatatattatttaacatttttaatcatatttattttagaagattttGAATAATACTCACGCGGTAAAGCAAAGAAGCTTACAATATAAAGAAGGGAAATACCCTAGaatagcactaaaaaagtttgtatcacaaatatagattttaagaatcaaaatgaccaaaatatttcattaaaaaggtaaatatacacttataaccttaggttaactaatccaaactttagggtttagagttaaggggtggagatttgggtttgaggtttaaaattttatataatagaaaataaatatgaaaaattaaaaaataaaaattttaaaaatagtttcaaaaagtattttcgaattacaaagaaaatttgaaaaacaattttttaaaaaaaattaattaaaaaaattataaaatagttcgaatttgaaaacatattatttaaaactatataaaaaaaatttatttttttatttttgtatatattttaggATATTAGTGttcttttacctattaaatcaaatattttggtcattttcctctttgtggtctatttttgtgaccaaaacttgaaaatgataTTTACAAGAATTGCCCTATAAGAAATTacacataactttttttttcttctttttttgcagCGAAGCAGCCGAACTAATTGAAGAGATCGCCAAGAATGTATTTCAGAAGCTCAATCCAACGGAAAATATTGGGATACACACGCAGTTACGAGTGCAAGAAAACTTGTTATGCAAGCAACCATGGGGCTTTCGTTCTATAGGCATTTTAGGCAAGCCTGGGATAGGCAAAACGACGCTTGCTGAAGCAGCCCTTCGAAGAATGCGCGATGGCTATGATGTTCCTCGCTTCATCAGAGAATGCAATAACAAGATCACTGAGCATTTTTCTGATGAAGACTTTCAAGAGATCTCAGTGGAAAAGTTTGACCTAAACAATCAAGATGCCGGGCCATGTCATCGTCAAAAAAGACTTCTCCTTGTCATAGATGGTTTGCAAAATGCTCAAGATGCAGAGTCTTTTCTAAGTGGATTTAATCGGTTTGGTCCAGGGAGCTTACTCATAATAACCTCAAGTGAAAGAGAAGTTCTTGAGAAGTGCCATCTCAATGAGATTTATGAACTTAAAGGTCTCGATGATGAAGATGCCTTGAAGCTATTCACAAGGTGTGCCTTTGGGAAAGATGTTATAGACGAAGAACTTCGGAAGCTTTCGGTAAGTGAGATTGAACGTTGTGATGGAAACCCGTCTACTATTCGCTCACATGCCGAGAAGATGAAGAGCAGGATGGAAAGAATAGACATGGAGTCAGCTTTGGGCAGGTTTTGCCACATATCTTCTTTATGTTTTCAGGAAACTATGAATAGTTTCTCTATAACTCCGAAGCAGTCTTTCTTTATCACTGACGCGTACAACTATCAATGGGATCTTGAGAATTTCTCGGGATTCGACCTAGCCTGCAGCTTGGAGATTAGGTTGAGTGACCTAAGGGGTCAATGCTTGAATTATGACTCTAGgcaaaagtttttcttttctacCATCTCATCAACCTATCTATCCGATTTTACGGATCTCTCGCTACCCAACTTCACTAGCCCTGCCATTGAGTCTATGCCTATAGACCTAAAGATTCTCCAATTAGGTCAAGAAACGTTACTTGTTTGTCAAGTTAACAAACCTTGGGAAGGATATAAGGTCAGGAAGCTCTAAAAACtcatcattttctttatttttttatctggtaaagttcaaaaaaaaattttaaaatatattaggaaCATTACTTAAATCAAGATGACCTaatcaaaataaatgatttCTAAGAACTTTAACAAAACTAATTTTTCTGgttcttttccattttttcttctttctcagaGCTTCTcgatatttaaaataatcaagCTTGGCCAATCGAAGAAACTAGTTGAACTTGAAGACATTTCTGAAGCACGTGACCTTGAGAGAACCGATATTCAAGATTGCACAAGCATGAAGAGCATAACAGTAGTAACTGATCACCTAGAGC is a genomic window of Brassica napus cultivar Da-Ae chromosome A2, Da-Ae, whole genome shotgun sequence containing:
- the LOC106441763 gene encoding probable disease resistance protein At4g19520, with the protein product MNNNDEIKQTVYISFNINDSDVSSFIRYLVAALHREGIDVASEKSGHDLNKGWFSRIKLFVVVFSKPCTYSVACLEKLVKLLEFLREEDNVVVPVFNDAMAKQMDRRNFLERLRHWESLILQISEAAELIEEIAKNVFQKLNPTENIGIHTQLRVQENLLCKQPWGFRSIGILGKPGIGKTTLAEAALRRMRDGYDVPRFIRECNNKITEHFSDEDFQEISVEKFDLNNQDAGPCHRQKRLLLVIDGLQNAQDAESFLSGFNRFGPGSLLIITSSEREVLEKCHLNEIYELKGLDDEDALKLFTRCAFGKDVIDEELRKLSVSEIERCDGNPSTIRSHAEKMKSRMERIDMESALGRFCHISSLCFQETMNSFSITPKQSFFITDAYNYQWDLENFSGFDLACSLEIRLSDLRGQCLNYDSRQKFFFSTISSTYLSDFTDLSLPNFTSPAIESMPIDLKILQLGQETLLVCQVNKPWEGYKSFSIFKIIKLGQSKKLVELEDISEARDLERTDIQDCTSMKSITVVTDHLEPLQVLNMSSCIESQILQWGLQTDPLCLLYNSANETKSHFYFDCTFCRSIWTAISSRIHLSPLQIWEDVFSAMVNLKESKAKELLSRMAWHSTIYGLLFERNSRLYRQSYRSGDAILAQIDREFRSQVSRLRKRHPKIASKILGLWLGTSSCR